Below is a genomic region from Isosphaeraceae bacterium EP7.
CGGTCGGGATGGCATTCAACCGCCACGGAGACTTCTTCGCGACCGACCAGGAGGGGGCGACCTGGCTCCCCAACGGGAACCCGTTCGATGAGCTGCTGCACATCCGGCCGGGGAGGCACTACGGGTTCCCCCCGCGTCACCCGAAGTACCTCCCCTCGGTGGTCGACGAGCCCAGCGTGTTCGACTATGCCCCGCAGCATCAATCCACCTGCGGCCTCAACTTCAATGAGCCGGTGAGCGGAGGTCCAACCTTTGGTCCGGCCTTCTGGGCGGGAGACGCGCTGGTCACCGGCTACTCGCGAGGCAAGCTTTACCGGACGAAGCTGGCGAAGACCGAGGCCGGCTACGTCGCGCAGACGCACGTCTTCGCCGTCCTGAATATGCTCCCCGTCGACGCCTGCGTCTCGCCCCGAGGCGATCTCGTGGTCGCGGTCCACAGCGGCCTGCCGGACTGGGGGAGCGGGCCGAAGGGGAAGGGCAAGCTCTACAAGGTCACGTACAACGACCACGATGCCCCCCAGCCGGTGCTCGCCTGGGCCTCGGGGCCACAAGAGGCGAGCGTCGCGTTCGACCGTCCGCTCGACCTGGCGAGCCTGAAAGACCTGGCCAGGAACCTCACCCTCGAGTACGGCAAGTCAGTTGGCCCCGGCGACCGATACGAGTCCCTGCGCCCGCCCTACGATGCGGTGGCCCGGCAGTTGAACGCGCCCCGGTTCGGGCTCCCGATCTACTCGGCCAAGGTCTCCGCCGACCGACGTTCGCTGCACCTGACAACCGCCCCGCACCCCGAACTGGGCACGTACGTCATCAACTCACCGGGCCTGGGGCGGCCCGATCGGGCGAAGATCCCTGCGGCTGCGATGCCCCAGGACGCCGACGTGGATCTCGCCTATGACCTTACCGGCGCCGACGTCACCTGGAAGCCCGAGTCGGGGCCAGGGAGCTGGGCCGGCTGGCTGCCGCACCTCGACCTAGCCGTCTCCCGCAATTTCACCGTCGGGAGCGCGGAGCACGATCGACTCTGGGATGTCCTGGGGCGGCCGGGCCGCTTGACCCTCAAGTCCAGGCTCGACCTCTGGCAGATGCTCCGACCGGCCGTCCAGCCCGGCTCGACCGCAGGTTACACCCTGCCGGACGAGAAGGTCACGATGACTTTCACCGGCTCCGGTCCGATCCAGGTCACCACGCCCGCAGGGAGCGTTCCCGCCGAAGCCGACAAGGAGGGCCTCTACCGTGTCCGGGTCGCGGTGTCGCCGAGGGAGCGCGAGCCGCTGCCGCTGGAGGTCGCCCTGGAGACGGGAGGTCGGGCGACCCTGGAAGTGTCCTACACGACGGCCGAGGACCCTCGACCCCGGGCGTTGCCACTCAGGCGACTCCTGCTGCCGTGGGCGGCCTTGACGAAGCGAGCGGACACGTTCGCGGAGCGGGATATCCCGGAGTTGTTGGGGGGCAACTGGTCACGAGGCCGGGCCATCTTCACCGGATCCGAGGCCCGGTGCGCCACCTGCCACCGGGTGCGCAGCCTGGGAGATGACATCGGCCCCGACCTCTCGAACCTTATCCACCGCGACTATGCGTCGGTGCTCCGCGACATCCACGCGCCGAGCGCCGCCATCAACCCCGATTACGTTGCCTACTCCGTCGCCCTGACGGACGGCCGGGTCCTGCAGGGCACGCTGCGCACCGAGGCCGACGGCCTGGTCGTGAGCGACACTGCCGGCGTGCGGACAACGGTCTCCCGATCGTCGGTCGATGAGACTGCCCCCTCGGCGGTCTCAATGATGCCCGACGGGATCGACGCGGCCCTCGGCCCGAAAAAGCTGCGCGACCTGCTCACGTTCCTCCTGACCGACCCGATCGGCCCGGCAAAAATCGAGTACCAGGGCTCTCCGCCCCCTCCGCCGCGGCGCCGACACGAGCTCGACGCGGTCCTGAAGGGGAGCGTCCCGATCGCAAACCCGCGAAAACTCCGGATCGTCCTGGCGGGGGGCCCCAAGGACCACGGGCCGGGCGAGCACGACTATCCCCTCTGGCTGAAGCGCTGGTCGCCCCTGTTAGCGACGGACGAGTCCCTCACCGTCGAGACGTCGGCGGGCTGGCCATCCCCCCAGCAGCTCGAGACGGCCGATGTCGTCGTCTTTTACTCCAACAACCCCGGCTGGGACGCGGCGAAGGCCGAGCAGCTCGACCTCTTCTTCGCCCGGGGCGGCGGGGTCGTCCTGATCCATTACGCGGTCGACGGCCATGACGCCTCGGAGGCCCTGGCGGATCGGATCGGCCTGGCTTGGAAGGCGGGTCGATCGAAGTTCCGCCACGGGCAGCTCGAGGTGGACTTCTCCGGGTCGAAGCACCCGATCACCCGGGGTTTCGGCCGGCTCAAGCTCGTGGACGAGAGTTATTGGAATCTCGTCGGCGACCCGTCGCGGATCGACCTGCTGGGGACTGGGGCGGAGGAAGGCGGGCCGCGGCCGCTCTTCTGGGCCCGCCAGACGGGGAAAGGGAGGGTCTTCGTGAGCCTCCCCGGCCATTTCACGTGGACGTTCGACGACCCACTCTTCCGCGTCCTGATGCTGCGCGGGATGGCCTGGGTCGCGGGCGAGCCGGTCGATCGTTTCAACGAGTTGGCGACCCCGGGCGCGAGGATCGATGAATGAAGGCCGTCTATCTGCTGGCGACGCTCGACACCAAGGGGATCGAGGCGGCCTTCGTCCGCGACACCTTGGTCGCCCGCGGGGTCGCCACCGTCGTGGTCGACACCGGGTGCCTGGGTGCGCCAACGATCGAAGCCAACGTCTCGCGAGCGGAGGTCTTCAAGGCGGCAGGCCTATCGCTGTCGGACTTGGTCGCGCAGAACGACCGTGGGGCCGCAGTGACCGGGGCCACGCTCGGGGCGACCCGGCTCGTGGCCGAGGCCGCCGCGCGCGGCGAGGTCGCCGGGGTGCTGGCGTTGGGCGGTTCGGCGGGCACGGCCATCGGCACTTCGGCCATGCGTGCCCTGCCGATCGGCATCCCGAAGGTCATGGTCAGCACCGTGGCCTCGGGTCAGGTCCGGCCGTATGTAGGCGACAAGGACATCCTGATGCTGAACTCGGTGGTCGACATCCTCGGCCTGAACCGGATCAGCCGGACGATCCTCGGCGAGGCGGCCCGGGCGATGGCCGGCCTGGTCATCTTCGCCGACGACTCCGCCGCGGTCGCGGCCTCGTCGGATCGGCCGCTGGTGGCCGTAACCATGTTCGGCGTCACGACGCCCTGCGTCATGAGGGCGCGCGACGTCCTGGAGGGGGCCGGCTACGAAGTGCTCGTCTTCCACGCCACCGGCAACGGTGGGCTGGCCATGGAGTCCCTGATCCGCGACGGCCTGATCGCCGGGGTGCTCGACCTCACGACAACCGAGCTCGCCGACGAGCTGGTCGGGGGGGTCTTCTCCGCCGGCCCGACCCGGCTAACCGCCGCCGCAGAGGCGGGGATCCCGCAGGTCGTCTCCGTAGGCGCGCTCGACATGGTCAACTTCGGCGCCCTCGAGACTGTCCCGGCGCGATTCGCAGGGCGGACGCTCCACCGCCACAACGCGAACGTAACCCTGATGCGCACGACCGTCGACGAGAACACGGCGATTGGAGCCGAGATCGGACGGAAGCTCGCCAGGGCGGGCCGCGAAGCGGAGGTCTGGATCCCGCTCCGGGGCGTCTCGGCGATCGACGCTCCCGGACAACACTTCGAAGACCAAGCCGCCCGCCATGCTCTGTTCGCCGCAGTGCGCTCGCACGCCGGGGAGATCTCCGTCGTCGAGGTCGATCGTCACATCAACGATCCTGAATTCGCCGAGGCCGTGGCAAACCGACTGATCGAGCTCCTAACACTACTCCATTAGCTCCTAAGAACGAACCTCTCGGTCGGTTCGTCATGAGGGGATGAACCGCACCTACACTCCCGAACTCGCCCCCGAAGTTCTTGCCCGGCTCGACGCCTTCGCTGACCGCTTCCGCGGCGACTTCAACCGACCACGCCAGGCCGCCTACAGCGGCGTCTACCTGCACTGCAGGGGCTGCTCCTCGACGGCGACCGCGAGAGCATCGAGCCGCTCTCTCGCAGGGTCACCCTCCCGGCCGGCCTGGTGGTCGCCGACCTCGACCAGGCGCTGCAGCCGTTCGTCGGCCAGAGCACCTGGGACGAGCAGGCCGTCTGGAGGCGCTATCGCTCGATCATGGCGGAGACCTTCGCCTCGCCCGCGGGGATCTTCGTCGTCGACGACACCGGCTTCCCCAAGCAGGGCAGGCTCTCCGCCGGCGTCCAGCGGCAGTACTGCGGCGCCTCGGGCAGGAAGGCCAATTGCCAGGTCGCCCCCTGGGTCCACTACGTCTTGCCGAAGGGGCACTACCCGCTGGCGATGCGGCTCTAGAGCAGTTCCCTATTGAACGTGGCGATATCCCGAATGATGAAACCATCCAAGGATATTGGCCGGTGTGACTGACCTCAGGCCGTCTCCCATCGCGCCGATCAGGTCGTCCACGCTCCTCGCCTCGGCCGATCGCAGGGACTCCTTGAGCTTGCTGAACATCGCCTCGATCGGGTTCAGGTCGGGGCTGTAGGCCGGCAGGTAGCGGACCTCGGCGCCGGCGGCGGCGACCAAGCGGGCCACCTCGGCAGTCTTGTGGCATGAGAGGTTGTCCATCACCACGATGTCACAGGGCCTGAGTGTCGGGGCCAGGCACTCGCCGATGTCGGCCTCGAAGCAGGCGCTGTTCGTCGCCCCGTCGAAGGCCAGGCAGGCCCCGATGCCGCCGAGGCGGACCGCCGCGGTCAGGGTGAGCACCTTCCAGTGGCCGTGCGGCACCGCCGCATCGACCCGCTTGCCGCGCGGGGACCGTGCGTACCGCCTGGTCATCGCGGTCGTCGCGCCGCTCTCGTCCAGAAAGACCAGGCGGGACGGGTCGACGCCGGTGAACTCGGCCCGCCAGGCCGCCCTGGCCTCCTTCAAGTCGGGCCGGTCCTGCTCGGCGGCCCGGGGCGACTTTTTTTGCGCGTGATGCCCAGCCGTCTCAGCGCCCGGTCGGTGGCCGAGGTGCCGCAGGCCACGCCGGCGGCGGCCGCCAGCTGCCTGAGCGTGGCATCGGGATCGGCCGCGACGGCGTTGCAGAGCCGCTCGGCCGCCTCGCCGGAGAAGGCCGGGGCCCGGCCCCCGCCGTGCGGCCTCGGCGCGATCGAGCCGGTCTCCCGGCGCCTCTTGAGCAGCAGGCGGACCCAGGACTGGCTGACGGAGAATCGTTCGGCGACCTCGGCGCGCGTCTGAATCCCCTCATCGCAGGCGGCAATGACCCGCTCCCGCAGGTCCATCGAGTATGCGGCCATTCTCCGTGCCCTCCTATCACGGAGAATCGGAGAAAAGCACGCCACGTTCAATGGGGAACTGCTCTAGTGGGTCATTTGCGTTGAGGATGATTATAAACCAACTTTGATCGCCGGACCGGCCTCCGTGTGCACGCCCCGGACCCGCCCAGCCGGTGCCCGCGATCTCGCTGCCGGCGTCCCCGCTCCGCCCGCTTGCCGCCCCACTCGAACGGCGTCGGCGACCGATTCCATTGTTCCGTCACCGCCTCGAGCCGGGCGATGAACTCCGCCGGACTGCCCGGCTCCTGGCCCTCCAGCGCCCGCCGCTTGAGGATCCGCTGCAGGCTCTCGGCCATGTTCAGCCACGACCCGCCCAGCGGCGTGCCCAGCGGCATGATCCCTCGGGCGAACAGCCATCAGACGAACTCCGGCGTCTTATGCCCGACCAGGTTGTCCAGCACCAGGAGCATCCGCAACGGCGGCAACTCGGCCGGCAGGGTCGGCTTGATCGGCAGCCCCTCCTGCCACCGCTCCCACGCCCCTCGCATCGACGCCGCGGTCGGCGTCGTGGGCAAGGGTAAGGACGCCAGGATCGTCGTCAATTCTTCCTTGAGCCAGGCATGGAGCACCGAGTTGGGGCAGGTGGTCACGCCCTTGACCCGAGCCCGGCCGTCGGCGGGGTGGAACAGCGTCAGGGCCTTGGCCGCCCCGTTACGGACATACTCGTGCGGTCGTCGGGCCGGCTGTCCCTCGGGGCACCAGGACTGGACGGGTTGGGGGACCGTCTGGAACGGCCCAGCCTGATCGGTGCACCAGACCGATAGGCCCATCGCCTCGCCAGCCCGGTAGGCGTCCTCGATGCACTTGTTTTCGAGGGCGTGTCCGGGTCGGTGACGAGGACGGGACCACTCTTGCGAATGCGGAGGACGGTCCCGGTGGGGCACCAGGTGCGGCTGCGTTGATGCGAGGAGTTGGCCTCGCGGAGGACCAGCCAGATCGTGTAGGTGGAGACCTTGGGCAGGCCATCGGGTGCCGAGCGGAGGGCCTTCTGCAGGGTGGTCGGGCTCCAGGTCGCCGTGCCGTCGGCCTCCGGGGTCGGCGTGCGTCGTGCCTCGCGGAGGATCCGCTCGGTCGCCTCCTGATCGTAGGTACGCCGTTGCCCGCCGCCGTGGCGTGGGTCGAGGGCGGTCAGGCCCTCGGCGTTGAAGCGGGCGACCAGGTTCGAGACGGCGACGCCGGAACGCCGCCCGGCGGAGAGGGCGGGCTGCGGATCATCCTCACCTCGGGCGACGGCCAGGAGCATGATCGCTCGGGCGACGCGGGCAGCGGGCTCGGTCTGCGCTGCGATCGACTGATCCGGAGGAGGAAGGCGGCCTCTTCGTCGGCGAGTGGGCGAAGAGGGTCCTTCTTGAGACGCGACATCGTTGACCTCCGTGGGATCAGAGGTCGTTAATGCTAGCAGATCGTCGGTTCTATAGTCACGTGCAAGACAAACGACCCACCAGTATTACAGTTGTAACTAGCCTCTGTCTGACGGAGGGGTTATATGGTCAATAGCCTCAGATATCTCTGCATCATGGCCAACTTCACCGTGGCCAGGTAGTTGAGTGCCAGCTTGTCGAACCGCGTCGCCACGGCGCGGCACTCCTTCATCTAGCCGACGCACTGCTCCACCACCGACCGCCGGCGGTACGCCTCGGAGTCGAATCGCACGCGGCCGTCTCCGGGCCGCTGGTCCGACCGGCGCGGGATCACCGCCCGGATGCCGTGCCGCGCCAGCCATCGGCGGATCCGCGGGTCGCTGTAGGCCTTGTCGCCGGCCAGGGCGACCGGGCGGCACCGCGGTCGGCCCCGTCGGCCCCGCAGCCGCACCTCGCCCATGGCCCGCTCGAACTGGGTGGACTCGTGCCGCTGGCCCGGCGTGATCACCGCCGCCAGCGGGATGCCGCGGCCGTCGCAGACCAGGTGGACCTTGGTGCCGAAGCCGCCGCGGGACCGGCCCAGGGCGTGGTCCTCCGGCTCGCCGGCTCGTTTTTTTTCGACGCCCCGGCGGCCGCCCGCGCGGCGCGGATGACGGTGCCGTCGATGCAGAACAACTCGGCGTCGATGAGCCCCTCGGCGTTGAGCCGGACCTGGAGTCGCTCGAGCATGCGGTCGATCAGCCCCGCCTTGCGCATGGCGTTGAAGCGGTGGTAGACCGTCTGCCACGGCCCATAACGCTCGGGCAGGTCGCGCCAGGGGACGCCGGCTCGCATCCGCCACAGGGCGCCGTTGAGGACGGTGCGGTGGTCGGCCCAGCGGCCGCCGCGTCCCTGCGCCGGGAAGAGGTCGGCGATCAGGGCCCATTGTTCATCGGTCAGCTCATGCCGCTTCGCCATGACATCCTCGCAAGATGCTGCAAGGCGACAAGATAGCGACGCGGTCATCCCTCAGACAGAGGCTAGGCGCGTGCCGCAGCGGCATCCACGCCTCGCCGTCGATCTCGTCGGCGGGTAGGATGCCCCCATGGCTTACGACGTCATCCTCGAATCAGTCTCGCCTGGCTTCCACGGGCCGGTCGTCGCCGCTCTGCTCACCGTCCGCATCCCGAGCCGGACGAAGTGGGCGGAAGTCGCGGGATTCCGCAACGCGACCACGGTAGGCCTGGGCCTGGACCCGGCGAAGGCCGAGCGGCTCGCTACCTCGGCTCCGGTCACCATCGCGAAAGGTGTGACCGCCGAGGACGCAGTGCACATCAAGGCCTATCTCGAGGCGGGCCATTACCCCGAGAAGAAAGAATGGCCGCGCCCGGAGCCGGGCCACGGCTGTTGCGTGTTAAGCATTCGAAGTTTGGGTTAACGACAATCCCCGGCCTTCCGATACCCAGCCTTCTCCGCTTCCGCAACCGAGCCAAAGGTCACCCGGTTTGCTTCCTTCATCGCGGCCGCTCCCCGGCAATGCGGCTTGTGATACAGGAAGCTCTTGCGGTTCCCGACAACTCCCGCCGTCACGGCAACGCCCACGCCCTTCCGCCATTCCCACGGCGGGACTGGCTTCTCCGCGCTCCAAAGCCCGATCTTGATCTTCTTGGCACACACCTGCGCCCGGATCAGCAAGATGTCGTCCGGGGCGTATTTGCGGTAATGCCAGGCCATCCCGAGTCAGGCCATCCCGAGTTCAAGTATTTCCCGGTTGAGCCAGACGCCATCGGGCAAAAACACGTCGGCAACAGTTCGGCCATAACGGTCGGTGTCCTTTACCTTGACCGTCACATCCTTGCCGAACGCCAGGTCTGATGCCGCCTGCTTGGCACGCGAGCCGAAATCCTGGCCGGTTTCTGGAGCGTCAATTCCGTGAAGCCTGACCTTCACCTGCGTCTTGTCGGCCTTCAGCACGGTAATCGTGTCGCCGTTGGAGATGCCGACGACGCGCGCGGCGTAGTCCGTGGCGAAGCTGGGGGAGGCGAAGAGCAGGAGGAGTGCGGTGAAAAGTAACTTCATAAAGAGAGGGTAGTTCGAGGAAATCTTTCAAGCCAGCGGAATCGTTAAATTACCGCACCGGTGATGTTTCTTTAACCCTCGGCGGCTCCGCTCCGAAGGTTGACCGTAGGGTTTAACGGCAAAGGCTTGATCGTGAAAATCGCCAGGGGGCATCGCCAGCGCTTATCAAATCGGTCTGCATCGCACTCGCATTCTTGGCCTTGATCCCAGAGGCAACCTCGGCGGGCGGATCTCGCGGGTCGGTCAGTGTCGGGGTTACACGAGGAGGGATGGGACTCATGTTAGGCCGCACATGCGTTCGGCCCCGGATGGAATTTTCAGCAATAACTGGTCGACGAGGGGCAATGTGAATCCCTACACCGGCGCGGTGGGGACGAAAACACGCGATCCCAACGGATCCTGGGTAGGCGGAAGCTCCTCTTATGCAGGGACGTCAGCCACGATCAACTATGGCTATTCCGCCCCAGCACCCCAGACATCGGCAGAATCGCTTCACTTAGGGTTCCGATCGGTGGGGACACAGGACACAGAAATCGAGGCCCCCAGTCGGCAGCCAATTGTCCTCACGGAAGCCGAAAAGGCGATCCTCTTGAAAGAAGAGGCCGAGCGGATTCAACTCCTCGAGCGCGAGGAAATCCGACTGAGATCCCTCCAATACGCCGAGGTTGGGCTGGCTCATTACGTTGCGGGCAACTTCCGCTCGGCAATCGTCGAGTACAATCGGGCAATCGCCCTCGACCCGACGAATCCGAAACTCTTTTACTGCCGCGGCACGATGTACAGCCGGCTCGGCGATTTCGACCAGGCCATCGTGGACTTGAACAAGGCAATCTCTCTCAAGGGGGATTTTAAGGAGGCGCACATCGGCATTGGGTATGTCTACAGTGGACTTCCCCACGAATGGCGAGCGCCGGGTTAACGGTTTATGAGGCTTTTTCGTACTCGGCGGGTGACAGGTAGCCCAGCGACGAATGCCGCCGGACTCGATTGAAGAAGACCTCGATGTACTCGAAGATGCTCGCCCTCGCCTCCGCCCTCGTCGCGAAGTTCTCGCCCTGAGTCAGCTCCTTTTTCAGGCTCGCGAAGAAGCTCTCCATCGGCGCATTATCCCAGCAGTTCGCCCGACGGCTCATGCTGCCGGTGATCCCGTGCCTGGCCAGCACCCCCCGGTAGTGCTCGCTGGCGTACTGGCTCCCCCGGTCCGAATGGGTCACCAACCCCGCGACGGGCCGCCGGCCGGCCAAGGCCATCTCCAGGGCGTCGACGACCAGCCGGCTGTCGATCCGCTCGGACATCGACCAGCCCACGATCCGCCGCGAGTGGAGGTCCTCCACCGCCGCCAGGTAGAGCCACCCCTCGGCGGTGGCCACATAGGTGATGTCGGCCGTCCAGGCCCGATCCGGGGCCCCCGGCTCGAACTCGCGGTTCAGGACGTTCTCGGCCACGGGGCGGTCGTGGTTGGAGTCGGTCGTGACGCGGAACTTCCGCCTCGTCCTGGCGGCGATCCCCTCCCGACGCATCAGCTTGGCCACGGTGTTCACGCAGCAGGGCTCGCCCCGTGCGATCAACTCGGCGTGAATTCGAGGGCTTCCGTAGCGGGCCTTCACTTCGCCGTGGATCGCCTTGATCGAGACGACCAGGGCCTCGCGCCTCCGGGCCTGCTCGCTGTCCGGCCTTCCCCGCCAGTCGTAGTAGCCGCCGGCGGAGACGCGCAGGACCCGGCACATCAGCCGGACCGGCCATCGATCTCGGTGGCGCTCGACGAAGCCGTACCTCATGACGACTCCCTGGCGAAGAAGGCCGTCGCTTTTTTCAAGATGTCGCGCTCCATCGTGAGCCGCTTGACCTCGGCCCGCAGCCGACGCAGCTCCTCCTCGTGCGCGGGCGGGTTCCCCTTGCCGGGGAAGGCCTGGTCACCGCCCTCGGCCGGGGCCCGCTTCCAGCCCCGCAGCAGGCTCTCGGAGAGGTCGAGGTCGCGTGCGACCTCGGCGACGCTCTTGCCCTGCTCGTTGACGAGCTTGACGGCCTGGGCCTTGAACTCGGGTGTGAAGGTTCGTCGTGTCGTCGCCATCGGGGGACTCCTGGGTTCGAGCTTATGCTCTTAACCCGGCGCCCGCTATCCGTGGGAAAGTCCAGTGCGTGCGGCTGCGTCCCAAGCGCAAGGACCACGTGTGGAGCTACGACTTCGTGCAGGCGCGGACCCGCGACGGTCGGGCCTTCCGCATGCTGAACATCATCGACGAGTACACGCGGGAGTGCCTGGCCATCGACGTGGCCAGGAAGCTGAAGTCCGACGACGTGCTGGAGCGGCTCTCCGACCTGTTCGTGCGTCGCGGCGTGCCCGAGCACATCCGCAGCGACAACGGGCCGGAGTTCACGGCGAAGGCCGTGCGGGACTGGCTCGGCCGCGTGGGGTCGAAGTCGCTGTTCATCGAGCCGGGGAGCCCGTGGGAGAACGGCTATGTCGAGTCGTTCAACGGCAAGCTATCGGACGAGCTGCTGGACGGGGAGGTGTTCGATACGCTGCTGGAAGCGAAGGTACTGATTGAGCGTTGGAGGGTGAGGTACAACACTGTGCGGCCGCACAGCAGCCTGGGGTATCGCCCGCCGGCTCCGGAGGCATTCCGGCCCGGGTCGCCGGACTCCGGAGCTTTGCCCCTGCGCCCGGCCTCTATGGCCGGGAGTGACCTGCCCCGGAAAGTTGGACCAGCTAAACGAGAGCTTTTCGGTCGGACGAGGCGTTCAGATCACTGGCCTTCAATGCGGCGAAATCCCTCGGGGCCAGGTTCCCCAGGGCGCCGTGCGGGCGGACTTCATTGTAGTCGATGCGCCATGACTCCAACCGCTCCCGGGCGTCCTCCAGGCTGGTGAAGTCGGTCTGATTGAGACACTCCTCGCGCACACGCCCATTGAAGGACTCGATGAACGCGTTGTCCGTCGGCTTGCCGGGGCGGCTGAAATCCAGCGTCACGCCGTTCAGATGGGCCCACAGGTCGAGCATCTTGCCGGTGAACTCCGGGCCGTTGTCCACACGAGGCTCACGCGGCGCCCCTCGGGTCGAAGAGACCTCTGCCATCACCTCGGCGACCTGCCCGGAGGTGAACCGCGGGGCCACTCGCATGGCCACCGCCTCGCGGGTGAACAGGTCCAGCACCGTCAGGACGCGGAGCTTGCCGCCATCCGAGAGTGCGTCGCTCATGAAGTCCATCGCCCAGGCCTGGTTGGCCGCCTCGATGGCCGGCCGGTCGTCGCGATGGCGAGAGCTCACGCGGCGTCGCGGGGCCTTCCGCCGCAACGTCAATCGCTCCAGGCCGTAGAGGCGATCGACCCGCTTGACGTTGACGGCCCAGCCCTCGCGCTCGAGCAGGATGTGCAGCCGGCGATAGCCGTATCGGACGCGGCTGGTGGCCAACTCGCGTAGCCGCAGCCGGAGGGGCTCCTGGGCATCGCGGGTCCTCCGATCGTGGTAGGTCGACCGCGGATAACCGACGACCTCGCAGGCCCGCCGCACGCTGACGCCGAAGCGGACGGTCAGGTCCGCCACGACCGCCCGCCGCTGCGGCGGGCTCAGGGTTTTTTTGCCAGGACGTCCTGGAGCATCTTCTTGTCGAGGCTCAGGTCGGCGACCAGCTGCTTGAGCTTCTGGTTCTCCTCCTCGAGCAGGCGGAGCCGCCTAACCTCGGGGGTGCCCAGCTCGCCGTACTTGGCCTTCCAGCGGAAGAAGGTGGCCTGGCTGACGCCCAGCTTGCGACAGGTCTCATCGACCCCCAGGCCGGCCTCGGCCTGCCTCAGGGCGAAGGTGATCTGCTCGACGGTGAACTTCGACTGCTTCATGGGCCTGAGCTCCTAAGACTCGAGGCCTCATCGTATCCGAACTCTCAAGTGCGATGGCCCAGGAAATCGGGGGCACGTCATCCCATGCCGATTCTCAAATGCGATGGGCTAGATTCCGGGGTCAAGCGCACCGCCGACATCACCCCACTCGTCACCCAGCACACGATCCATCGCTTCTGGTGCTCCCGCTGCAAAACCACCGTCGAGCCCATCGTGGCTGATGCTCTGCCGGGTTCGACCATCGGCCTGCGGGTGCTGGTCTTCTCCGCCTGGCTGCATTACCTTTTGGGCACCACCATCGCCCAGATCCTCGACGTCTTCAACTTCCATCTCCAACTGAAGCTATCCGCCGGTGGCCTGGTTGCGATGTGGCGTCGCTTGGCTGAGGTTCTCGCCGCCTGGGACCAGCAGATCCACAACCAGGCGTTGCAAAGTGCCGTGCTCCACGCCGATGAGACCGGCTGGCGGGTCGAAGGCAAAACCCACTGGCTCTAGTGCTTCGCCGCGAAGGATCTGACCTACTACCTGATCGACCGGAGTCGGGGCAGTCCGGCATTGATGCGGTTCTTCCAGGCCGAGTTCGCCGGGGTCTTGGTGACCGACTTCTGGGGGGCGTACAACGCTGTGGTGTGTGCCCGAAAACAACGGTGCCTGCCCCACCTGCTGCGCGATCTGAAGCGAACGCAGCATTACCACAAGCCGGAGGGG
It encodes:
- a CDS encoding thermonuclease family protein — encoded protein: MKLLFTALLLLFASPSFATDYAARVVGISNGDTITVLKADKTQVKVRLHGIDAPETGQDFGSRAKQAASDLAFGKDVTVKVKDTDRYGRTVADVFLPDGVWLNREILELGMA
- a CDS encoding IS3 family transposase (programmed frameshift) gives rise to the protein MKQSKFTVEQITFALRQAEAGLGVDETCRKLGVSQATFFRWKAKYGELGTPEVRRLRLLEEENQKLKQLVADLSLDKKMLQDVLAKKTLSPPQRRAVVADLTVRFGVSVRRACEVVGYPRSTYHDRRTRDAQEPLRLRLRELATSRVRYGYRRLHILLEREGWAVNVKRVDRLYGLERLTLRRKAPRRRVSSRHRDDRPAIEAANQAWAMDFMSDALSDGGKLRVLTVLDLFTREAVAMRVAPRFTSGQVAEVMAEVSSTRGAPREPRVDNGPEFTGKMLDLWAHLNGVTLDFSRPGKPTDNAFIESFNGRVREECLNQTDFTSLEDARERLESWRIDYNEVRPHGALGNLAPRDFAALKASDLNASSDRKALV
- a CDS encoding IS3 family transposase (programmed frameshift) — its product is MATTRRTFTPEFKAQAVKLVNEQGKSVAEVARDLDLSESLLRGWKRAPAEGGDQAFPGKGNPPAHEEELRRLRAEVKRLTMERDILKKATAFLRQGVVMRYGFVERHRDRWPVRLMCRVLRVSAGGYYDWRGRPDSEQARRREALVVSIKAIHGEVKARYGSPRIHAELIARGEPCCVNTVAKLMRREGIAARTRRKFRVTTDSNHDRPVAENVLNREFEPGAPDRAWTADITYVATAEGWLYLAAVEDLHSRRIVGWSMSERIDSRLVVDALEMALAGRRPVAGLVTHSDRGSQYASEHYRGVLARHGITGSMSRRANCWDNAPMESFFASLKKELTQGENFATRAEARASIFEYIEVFFNRVRRHSSLGYLSPAEYEKAS
- a CDS encoding tetratricopeptide repeat protein, producing MNPYTGAVGTKTRDPNGSWVGGSSSYAGTSATINYGYSAPAPQTSAESLHLGFRSVGTQDTEIEAPSRQPIVLTEAEKAILLKEEAERIQLLEREEIRLRSLQYAEVGLAHYVAGNFRSAIVEYNRAIALDPTNPKLFYCRGTMYSRLGDFDQAIVDLNKAISLKGDFKEAHIGIGYVYSGLPHEWRAPG